The Arcobacter roscoffensis genome segment TATTTATTCACAAGTTCCTTTTATTACAATGAGAGCTTTTGAGCAACTAAGATATGATGTAAATGAACATAATTTAAATATCAAAGTTGTAGGAGTTGGAGCAAATAACTATTTTGCTCCACTTGGAAGAAGCCACTGTATGGATGAAGATGATATAAAATTAATTTCTATTTTAAAAAATATTCTTATTATCTCTCCAACAAAAGAGAGTTTACAAGAAGATGTAAAAAAGATGTTTGAATATAATGGTCCTGTTTACATGAGGTCTTTATAATGAAATACCTCGTTTTAGGAAGCAACTCTTTTTCTGCTGGAAGTTTTATAAACTACATTTTAAATGAAGAAAAAGACTCAAAAGTTTTTGCTATAAGCAGATCAGAAGAGTATCATAAAACACAACTAGCATATAAAAACAATGAGAGCTATTCAAATGTAAATTTTTATCAATATGATTTAAATGAAAATATAGATGATATTGTAAAATTAATTCAAGAAGAAAATATAGAATATATCTTTAACTTTGCAGCACAAGGAATGGTAGCTCAAAGTTGGAAAAACCCTGAACAATGGTTTAATACAAATACACTTAGCCTAGTAAAACTTCTTGACAAAATATATAAGTTTAAATTTATCAAAAAATTTGTTCAAATATCAACACCTGAAGCTTATGGGCCTTGTAATAATATAAAAGAGTCTATGAATTTTCATCCCTCATCACCATATGCAGCTTCAAAAGCAAGTGCAGATTTGATTTTATATAGTTATTTTATAACTCATGGTTTTCCTATTAACTATACAAGAGCTTCAAATGTTTATGGTGCATACCAACAACTATATAGAATTATTCCTAAAACAATTTTGATGATAAAAAAAGGTGAAAAGCTAGAGCTTCATGGTGCGGGGAAAGCCATAAGAAGTTTTATTCACATAGATGATGTAAGTACAGCTACACTTAAAATTGCAAAAGAAGCAAAAGCTGGTGAAATTTATCACCTAAGCGATGATAAAACTATTAGTATCTATGATTTAGTTGAACTTATTTGTAATCAAATGAATGTGGATATAAATAATCACATTGAAATAGTAGAAGATAGAGTTGGACAAGATAGTTTATATCTAATGAATAATGAAAAGTTAAAAGATGATTTAGATTTAACAATTCAAAAAAGTCTAAAAGATGGAATAAGAGAAGTTATTTCATGGATAGAATCAAACTATAACACTCTAAAAGATTCTCCAGATTACTATATCCATAAAAAGTGAGAAGTTAATGCAAATAAATACAGAGTTAAATGAATTTATAAATGAAGGCTATGTTGTTCAAAGTTTAGAAAATACTAATTTTTTAAATAGCTTTAAAGAAATCATCCTAGAAACTCTAAAAGATATCACAAATAACAAAGATATAACTCTTGAGACTTTTCACAAATTTATAAAAGAAGATAAAGAAAAACTAGAAATTCAGTACTTAATTAGTAAAAAAATTTGGGATGAAAAACTTCATTTTAATCTTATAAAAGAAAATATTGATTTGTACTATAATATTTTTGGAAAAGATTTAGATATTCAAGCAAAACCTCATCTAAGAATTGCAAGACCAAATTGTCCTCAAGATAATATAGGTTTTCATAGAGATAGTCAATATGGAAATAAAGCTTTTGAATTATCTAACTTTTTTACATTTGTAGATCTTGATGAAAACTCTGCATTACAAGTTGAAGCAAAGTCACACAAAAGAGGCACTTTACCATATATTAAAATTGAAAGTACTTCTGTAAAAAAAGGAAGCATGGAGAATCAATTAGGTTATTTGTACGCACCAAAACTAATTGATGAGACTTTTAAAATAAATGCAAATCCAATACCTCTAAACTTTGGACAAGTTTTGATTTTAGGACTAGGTACTATTCATGGTCAAGAAACAAATAGCTCAAATACAACTAGATGGAGTATTGATATTCGAGTAAAAAATAGTTTTTCAACAAGCAATGTAAAAGAAGGCTATTATACAAACTTAACTTCAAGTATTGTAAGTAAATATGCACAAGAATACTATAAGGCTTGCAATGACTAAATGCAATATATGCCAAGGAGAATTAAATCAAATAATCTCTACACAAAATAGTGTTTCGGTTAGTTCTGATAATAAAATCATCAAAGCTACTTTATTTATATATAAATGCAAAGAGTGTTCACATATTCAAAA includes the following:
- a CDS encoding transketolase, encoding MSNLVSKQDVMKELYNYFTSDEKMVLLAGDMGFAVLDSYFNNHINRAFNTGINEQATVGMASGMAMTGLKPIIYSQVPFITMRAFEQLRYDVNEHNLNIKVVGVGANNYFAPLGRSHCMDEDDIKLISILKNILIISPTKESLQEDVKKMFEYNGPVYMRSL
- a CDS encoding GDP-mannose 4,6-dehydratase; the protein is MKYLVLGSNSFSAGSFINYILNEEKDSKVFAISRSEEYHKTQLAYKNNESYSNVNFYQYDLNENIDDIVKLIQEENIEYIFNFAAQGMVAQSWKNPEQWFNTNTLSLVKLLDKIYKFKFIKKFVQISTPEAYGPCNNIKESMNFHPSSPYAASKASADLILYSYFITHGFPINYTRASNVYGAYQQLYRIIPKTILMIKKGEKLELHGAGKAIRSFIHIDDVSTATLKIAKEAKAGEIYHLSDDKTISIYDLVELICNQMNVDINNHIEIVEDRVGQDSLYLMNNEKLKDDLDLTIQKSLKDGIREVISWIESNYNTLKDSPDYYIHKK